The Henckelia pumila isolate YLH828 chromosome 2, ASM3356847v2, whole genome shotgun sequence genome includes a window with the following:
- the LOC140883843 gene encoding uncharacterized protein — protein sequence MILRTKFSQKTHYETMGVKEDASHEEIRKTYRMTILNCHPDKQLQMTSETSNHIHGSENKFLEVQTAWEILSDPRSRALYDNDLQILRQNSATAYDLRLQDMTVEDAGDCFELSYRCRCGDCFLLDSLELEEMGHTFFRNGSKISLQTSGSLPASIVLPCGSCSTKVLLYVDAEVTLQV from the coding sequence ATGATACTTAGAACCAAGTTCAGCCAGAAAACCCACTATGAAACTATGGGTGTGAAGGAAGATGCTAGCCATGAAGAAATCCGCAAAACTTACCGAATGACCATCCTCAACTGTCATCCTGATAAACAACTACAGATGACCTCAGAAACATCCAATCACATACATGGATCTGAAAACAAGTTTTTAGAGGTGCAGACAGCATGGGAGATCCTCAGTGATCCAAGATCTCGTGCACTTTATGACAATGATCTGCAAATACTGAGACAAAATTCTGCAACAGCTTACGATCTCAGGTTACAGGACATGACTGTTGAAGATGCTGGTGATTgttttgaattatcctaccgtTGCAGGTGCGGTGATTGTTTCCTGCTCGATTCTTTGGAGTTGGAAGAAATGGGACATACATTTTTTAGGAATGGTAGTAAAATATCCTTACAGACATCAGGATCTTTACCAGCATCAATTGTTCTTCCATGTGGATCTTGCTCTACTAAAGTTTTGTTGTACGTTGATGCAGAGGTTACGCTGCAGGTTTAG
- the LOC140883662 gene encoding uncharacterized protein, translating into MWGFGGRHYWGRKERGKVEGIVVVFAWMSSQDKHLKNYVDLYSSVGWNSLVCHSQFLNLFFPDKAESLALEIVSELVQELKIQPCPVVFASFSGGPKACMYKILHIIEGKCDTQVNLHDFRLVKDCLCGNIFDSTPVDFTSDLGTRFVLHPSVLKISRPPRMVTWIANGISSSLDALFLSRFESQRAEYWQTLYSTVSMGAPYLILCSEDDDLAPFQIILNFATRLKNLGADVKMVKWNSSSHVGHFRNYPVEYTAAVTELLGKAVALYSQRIRQLEGEKMGLEGTDAEISDPFHNLRKAASRSNQSFERITLDLNNHFVVPGSVEYHEDRGVGSVQDERKERYIPLSSPPKIGVHGILGQFLFDVCVPKNVENWDIGTSHTLRRDTFTSGRRHSAFNPMKCLRRSRL; encoded by the exons ATGTGGGGATTTGGAGGAAGGCATTACTGGGGAAGAAAGGAGAGGGGAAAAGTGGAAGGAATAGTCGTGGTGTTTGCGTGGATGTCGAGTCAAGACAAGCACTTGAAGAATTATGTCGATCTCTACTCTTCTGTTGGATGGAATTCCCTGGTCTGCCACTCCCAATTCCTCAATCT ATTCTTTCCAGATAAAGCTGAGTCATTGGCTCTAGAAATTGTCAGCGAGCTTGTTCAG GAGCTAAAAATTCAGCCATGCCCTGTTGTCTTTGCATCTTTTTCCGGTGGGCCAAAAGCTTGCATGTATAAGATTCTCCAT ATAATCGAAGGCAAGTGTGACACTCAAGTTAATCTG CATGACTTCCGGCTTGTTAAAGACTGTCTTTGTGGCAATATTTTTGATTCCACTCCGGTGGATTTTACTAGCGACTTGGGCACTCGATTTGTTCTCCATCCAAGTGTTCTTAAAATTTCACGTCCTCCCCGAATGGTGACATGGATTGCCAATGGCATCTCTTCCAGTCTAGATGCACTCTTTCTTAGCAGATTTGAATCACAACGCGCCGAGTACTGGCAAACACTGTACTCCACAGTT AGCATGGGTGCTCCATATCTCATATTGTGCTCGGAAGACGATGATCTTGCtccttttcaaataattttgaattttgctaCGAGGCTTAAAAACCTTGGAGCGGACGTTAAAATGGTCAAGTGGAACAGTTCATCTCACGTTG gccattttcgaaattatccTGTAGAATACACAGCGGCTGTGACCGAGCTTCTCGGAAAAGCTGTTGCATTATACTCTCAAAGAATACGACAACTGGAAGGAGAGAAAATGGGCTTAGAAGGAACAGACGCAGAGATTTCGGATCCATTTCACAACTTGAGAAAAGCAGCTTCAAGATCAAATCAGAGCTTTGAAAGAATCACCCTTGACTTAAACAACCATTTCGTTGTGCCCGGTTCTGTAGAGTATCACGAGGATAGGGGAGTTGGGTCGGTGCAAGATGAACGCAAGGAACGTTATATTCCCCTATCAAGCCCACCGAAAATCGGTGTCCATGGGATTCTTGGTCAATTCCTTTTCGATGTCTGTGTCCCAAAAAATGTGGAGAACTGGGATATAGGAACATCACACACATTGAGAAGAGACACATTTACGTCCGGTCGGAGACATTCTGCCTTCAACCCTATGAAATGCTTACGCCGCTCAAGATTATGA
- the LOC140878315 gene encoding uncharacterized protein — translation MESGVGSSSNLAFLGTYKCKGQLFVISIFSGCSLEDIFLSLSSKYEEINPLSMSLQYLAPQHKMYVTLNDNDDVRNMIHLHMCMKLSVIELRAELKDQIRGGFNMERDYGVELEYRKVWKGKELAMHDIYGTEKDCYDKLRCGFATGCRPMIFLDDTHIKNKYKGSILVAVGKEANDDLFTLAYSVVDAENDCNWEWFCINLRSVLLSQHISGFENFTFFSDRHFGIIKAVNLLFSGSHHAYCLRHLVDNFVKQVMRSYPLHNKKHWSSVFKKAAYAPSHQEFMQHINNISESMPLARKFITNSEPESWANALFRGKRWGVMNNNMAESWNNWVKPARYLPIVGMVDRIRVQIMNIMHQRRETTLAMVQELSPKKEKTLTSTYIESRNLIVHRSCGSKFDVVDGDKSFAVYLCSSPYPN, via the exons ATGGAATCTGGAGTTGGGTCTTCTTCCAACCTTGCATTTTTAGGTACCTATAAGTGCAAAGGTCAACTTTTTGTCATCTCAATTTTTAGTGGATGTAGTTTGGAGGATATATTTTTGAGCTTGTCTAGCAAATATGAAGAAATAAATCCTTTGTCTATGTCATTACAATACCTAGCTCCCCAGCACAAGATGTATGTTACCTTAAATGATAACGATGATGTCCGTAATATGATCCATCTTCACATGTGTATGAAGCTGAGTGTGATCGAATTGAGGGCTGAATTGAAAGATCAGATTCGAGGAGGGTTCAATATGGAGAG GGATTATGGAGTAGAATTAGAGTACCGCAAGGTTTGGAAGGGCAAGGAATTAGCGATGCATGATATCTATGGTACTGAAAAGGATTGTTATGATAAGTTGAGATG TGGTTTTGCCACAGGTTGTAGACCAATGATTTTTTTGGATGACACTCATATCAAAAACAAGTATAAAGGTAGCATCCTAGTTGCTGTGGGAAAGGAAGCTAATGATGATCTTTTTACATTGGCATATTCTGTAGTGGATGCCGAGAATGATTGTAACTGGGAATGGTTTTGTATTAATTTGAGAAGTGTTCTGCTTTCACAACATATCAGTGGATTCGAAAATTTCACCTTCTTCTCTGATAGACATTTTGGTATCATCAAGGctgttaatttattattttctggTAGTCACCATGCTTATTGTTTGAGGCACTTGGTGGACAATTTTGTGAAGCAG GTTATGCGAAGCTATCCGCTACACAACAAGAAGCATTGGTCTTCTGTGTTTAAAAAGGCTGCATATGCCCCTTCTCATCAGGAGTTTATGCAACACATTAACAATATCTCAGAATCTATGCCTCTTGCAAGAAAGTTTATTACAAATTCAGAACCTGAAAGTTGGGCGAATGCTTTGTTTCGTGGAAAACGTTGGGGTGTCATGAATAATAACATGGCTGAATCTTGGAATAATTGGGTTAAACCAGCACGTTATCTTCCAATTGTGGGTATGGTGGATCGTATACGTGTTCAAATCATGAACATAATGCACCAGCGTCGTGAAACAACCTTAGCCATGGTTCAAGAATTAAGCCCAAAGAAGGAGAAAACTCTTACAAGCACATATATTGAATCTCGAAACTTGATAGTTCACAGATCATGTGGTTCAAAATTTGATGTAGTTGATGGTGATAAATCATTTGCTGTTTAtttgtgtagtagcccgtatcctaattaa